The following proteins are encoded in a genomic region of Vibrio tasmaniensis:
- a CDS encoding DUF4397 domain-containing protein: protein MKYSPILAVAMSALFIVGCDDDDQPTTQLQAVHASPDAPLANVLVNSQARWTGVDYAQASGYASVNQGQTTLQVDVQLPGDSVATVISPSQFNLSGDLDYTVMVVGDADGSNNPVEALVVTRPAAGTATSSSLDVQVVHAATGVGDVNLYVTAPNDPLGAPIGTLGYKGFTDVLNIPAGQYRVRLETVSGSAIAFDSGEITLSGGSELTIAAVPRADSNSASPVKLMVMDGKGSSLIYDMAETAEVRVGHLVDGAPDVDPFVNGSAFAPLADLMFKEIRGFLDLAAGTYDIDIFADGTTTNALIDADGVAVFAGMDYSIYAVGTVSPLNLEPLIVPENRRPVATSAVLNITHAAANPIAASVDIYLTENVGIAGSTPALSNVKFKDYANGIYVAAGTYYVTITVAGDPSIVAIDSAPATLADGVVYQVVAIDDSMGTGFNLLVSDTTD from the coding sequence ATGAAATATTCACCAATACTCGCGGTAGCGATGTCAGCCCTATTTATTGTTGGATGTGATGATGACGACCAACCTACAACCCAACTGCAAGCTGTGCACGCATCGCCAGATGCCCCACTAGCTAATGTGTTAGTTAATAGTCAGGCTCGTTGGACTGGAGTTGATTACGCTCAGGCATCAGGATACGCCTCGGTTAACCAAGGCCAAACAACTCTGCAAGTCGATGTTCAACTTCCTGGGGATAGTGTGGCGACGGTGATTTCACCAAGCCAATTCAATTTAAGTGGTGATCTGGATTACACAGTGATGGTGGTCGGTGATGCTGACGGTTCCAACAACCCAGTAGAGGCTCTTGTTGTGACACGACCTGCAGCAGGAACGGCGACGAGTTCGAGTTTGGATGTGCAAGTTGTTCACGCGGCAACTGGGGTTGGTGATGTCAATTTATACGTTACCGCACCGAATGATCCCTTAGGTGCACCGATTGGAACGTTGGGCTACAAAGGGTTTACTGATGTTCTGAACATACCTGCAGGGCAATATCGAGTGAGATTAGAAACTGTGAGTGGAAGTGCTATTGCTTTTGACTCTGGAGAAATCACTCTGTCTGGTGGTAGCGAGCTAACTATAGCGGCGGTGCCAAGAGCGGATTCAAACAGTGCATCTCCAGTGAAGTTGATGGTGATGGATGGAAAAGGCTCATCTTTAATTTACGATATGGCGGAAACGGCAGAAGTGAGAGTAGGGCATTTGGTTGATGGTGCGCCGGATGTCGACCCATTTGTCAACGGTTCTGCATTTGCTCCGCTTGCTGATTTAATGTTTAAAGAGATCCGTGGATTTTTAGATTTAGCAGCTGGGACTTACGATATTGACATCTTTGCTGACGGTACAACGACCAATGCATTGATTGATGCTGACGGGGTGGCTGTATTTGCCGGGATGGATTACAGCATTTATGCTGTGGGGACGGTAAGTCCACTCAATTTAGAACCACTAATTGTCCCTGAAAATCGCCGTCCTGTCGCGACTAGTGCGGTATTGAACATTACTCATGCAGCGGCTAATCCAATAGCAGCTTCAGTTGATATTTACTTAACCGAAAACGTGGGAATAGCGGGAAGCACACCAGCGCTGAGTAATGTGAAATTTAAAGATTACGCGAATGGTATTTATGTAGCAGCAGGAACTTACTATGTGACGATTACTGTCGCTGGCGATCCGTCTATTGTTGCGATTGACTCTGCGCCTGCAACTTTGGCTGATGGTGTTGTGTATCAAGTCGTAGCGATTGATGATTCGATGGGAACGGGCTTCAACTTA
- a CDS encoding nucleoside-specific channel-forming Tsx family protein: protein MLGIRTYKHARISGLLISNIESSIMRKSLLTLGLLAAASAPVMAADYSDGDTHKNDYNWMQFNIMHTIDEKPQDKDHTYLEMEFGGRSGIFDLYGYIDVFNLTNDSGSDKAKDDQLFVKFAPRMSIDGLTGKDLSFGPVQELYVANYTTIDGKADGGYATKTGIGSDVMVPWFGKMQFNLYANYDLNAKDWNGYQFSTNWFKPFMNFDNGSFIAYQGYIDYEFGRDSSYNQSSNGGAMFNGIYWHNNQFAVGYGLKLYQDVYGLRDGALMDPNKPQIGEFSTSGVGHYFAVTYKF from the coding sequence ATGCTCGGCATTCGGACATATAAACACGCACGGATTAGCGGGTTACTTATTTCAAACATAGAGAGTTCTATTATGCGTAAATCACTTTTAACTCTTGGCCTACTTGCGGCAGCTTCTGCTCCAGTAATGGCGGCTGATTATTCTGACGGCGATACTCACAAAAATGATTACAACTGGATGCAGTTTAATATCATGCACACTATCGACGAGAAGCCTCAAGACAAAGATCATACTTATCTTGAAATGGAGTTTGGTGGACGCTCTGGTATCTTCGATCTTTACGGTTACATTGATGTATTCAATCTAACTAACGATAGCGGCAGTGATAAAGCAAAAGACGATCAGCTGTTTGTTAAATTTGCACCTCGTATGTCTATCGATGGCCTGACTGGTAAAGACCTTTCTTTTGGTCCGGTACAAGAACTATACGTAGCAAACTACACAACTATTGATGGTAAAGCTGACGGTGGTTACGCAACTAAAACAGGTATCGGTTCAGACGTAATGGTACCTTGGTTTGGTAAAATGCAATTCAACCTTTACGCTAACTACGATCTAAATGCAAAAGATTGGAACGGTTACCAATTTTCTACAAACTGGTTTAAACCTTTCATGAACTTCGATAACGGTTCATTCATTGCTTACCAAGGTTACATTGACTACGAATTTGGTCGTGATAGTTCATACAACCAGTCAAGCAACGGCGGAGCTATGTTCAATGGTATTTACTGGCACAATAACCAATTTGCTGTAGGTTACGGTCTTAAATTATACCAAGATGTATACGGCCTAAGAGACGGTGCTCTAATGGACCCGAACAAACCACAAATTGGTGAGTTCTCTACATCAGGCGTAGGTCACTACTTCGCAGTAACTTACAAGTTCTAA
- the panE gene encoding 2-dehydropantoate 2-reductase, which produces MNITIVGPGAIGSLWAIKLLQAGHNVSLWSRTTDNSIDLSLDGQASLSFSNNNIEKLSASDLVIFTVKAWQVEEATTALLQHIDPDTVLMFMHNGMGAVDQIAAQIDAHPVILATTTQAAFKPNRNNVSHTGIGQTQLGAFNLKGQQCTFLVDVLEHAFPTVSWNPEIKTALWTKLAINCAINPLTGLEQIKNGELADKRFEDILSSIIKELTQVMQAEGIACSSDELEASVKQVIQATAQNNSSMKQDMFFQRKTEIDFITGHLIKTALKHQIKVPANQKLFTQVKERENSWDHQD; this is translated from the coding sequence GTGAACATCACTATTGTTGGGCCAGGGGCTATCGGCTCTTTATGGGCAATAAAACTGCTTCAAGCTGGTCATAATGTCTCTTTGTGGAGTCGAACCACTGATAACTCAATTGACTTATCACTTGATGGACAAGCTTCACTTTCCTTCAGTAACAACAATATCGAAAAGCTATCAGCGAGTGACTTAGTGATCTTCACAGTCAAAGCTTGGCAAGTCGAAGAAGCCACCACTGCGTTACTGCAGCATATCGATCCTGACACCGTTCTCATGTTCATGCACAACGGTATGGGAGCCGTCGATCAGATAGCGGCTCAAATTGACGCTCACCCGGTAATATTGGCGACCACCACCCAGGCTGCATTTAAACCCAATCGCAACAATGTATCCCACACAGGAATCGGCCAAACTCAATTGGGTGCTTTTAACCTCAAGGGTCAACAGTGCACTTTTTTAGTTGATGTGTTGGAACATGCCTTCCCTACCGTGAGTTGGAATCCAGAAATAAAAACAGCACTATGGACTAAGCTCGCCATCAATTGTGCTATCAACCCACTCACTGGGCTGGAGCAAATCAAGAATGGCGAACTTGCAGATAAAAGGTTTGAGGATATTTTGAGTTCTATCATTAAAGAGCTCACGCAGGTTATGCAAGCCGAAGGGATCGCTTGTTCATCCGATGAATTGGAAGCAAGCGTCAAACAGGTTATCCAAGCCACGGCGCAGAACAACTCATCCATGAAGCAAGATATGTTTTTCCAGCGCAAGACAGAGATAGACTTCATTACCGGGCACCTGATAAAGACAGCACTTAAGCATCAAATCAAAGTTCCCGCTAACCAAAAGCTGTTTACTCAGGTTAAAGAGCGAGAAAATAGCTGGGATCATCAAGATTAG
- the csdA gene encoding cysteine desulfurase CsdA, protein MLDINHIREQFPALSQTINQQSLIYLDSAATTQKPQVVIDAISQYYSKQNANVHRGSHSLTANATSQFEAARDKVAQFIGAASSKEIIWTRGATEALNLIAQTYARSTLQAGDEILVSEMEHHANIVPWQIVAEQTGAKVVKVPMTSDCEFDLAAFDALLNDRTKIVALAQITNVTGSRQPIEEVIEKAHKMNAIVVVDGAQGIVHEPVDVTALDADFYVFSGHKLYAPAGIGVLYGKLELLEAMPPWHGGGKMVERVSFSGTTFSELPGKFEAGTPNVAGAIALSTAIEWLSGFAQQDVENHIHQLQHETYLALSKLDDIQVLGYQPNASVITFVMDGVHHQDIATLLDQQGIAVRAGHHCAHPLMDALNVKGTVRISFGIYNNLDDVEKLIAAIKKAVDML, encoded by the coding sequence ATGCTTGATATCAATCACATCCGAGAGCAGTTCCCTGCGCTATCACAAACCATCAATCAACAGTCGTTGATTTATTTAGACAGCGCGGCAACGACACAAAAGCCTCAGGTAGTTATTGATGCTATTAGCCAATATTACTCCAAACAAAATGCCAATGTTCACCGAGGCAGCCACAGCTTAACCGCGAACGCGACCAGTCAGTTTGAAGCGGCAAGAGACAAAGTCGCTCAATTTATTGGCGCGGCTTCTTCAAAAGAGATCATTTGGACTCGTGGTGCAACCGAAGCTCTCAACCTGATAGCTCAAACGTACGCAAGAAGCACGCTTCAAGCTGGTGATGAGATCTTGGTTAGCGAAATGGAGCATCACGCCAACATCGTGCCTTGGCAAATTGTGGCTGAACAAACCGGAGCGAAAGTCGTAAAAGTACCGATGACGTCAGATTGTGAATTTGACCTTGCTGCCTTTGACGCTCTATTAAATGATCGAACCAAGATTGTTGCTCTGGCTCAGATAACTAATGTGACGGGTTCTCGTCAGCCCATTGAAGAAGTGATCGAGAAAGCGCACAAGATGAATGCGATTGTTGTGGTCGATGGCGCACAAGGTATTGTTCATGAACCAGTAGATGTTACTGCTTTAGATGCGGATTTCTACGTTTTCTCAGGCCATAAACTCTACGCCCCTGCCGGCATAGGTGTGCTTTACGGCAAACTTGAATTGCTCGAAGCGATGCCCCCTTGGCATGGCGGTGGCAAAATGGTTGAGCGCGTGTCTTTCTCTGGTACCACATTTTCTGAACTGCCAGGGAAATTTGAAGCGGGCACGCCAAATGTGGCGGGAGCGATAGCATTAAGTACCGCAATAGAATGGTTAAGTGGTTTTGCTCAGCAAGATGTCGAAAATCATATCCACCAACTACAGCACGAGACTTATCTTGCACTCAGCAAGCTGGATGATATTCAGGTATTGGGTTATCAACCCAACGCAAGTGTGATTACTTTTGTGATGGATGGCGTTCACCACCAAGATATTGCAACCCTGTTGGATCAACAAGGTATCGCAGTACGTGCTGGACACCACTGTGCTCACCCATTAATGGATGCACTCAATGTCAAAGGGACAGTACGGATCTCATTTGGTATTTATAACAATCTGGATGATGTTGAAAAGCTGATTGCGGCGATAAAAAAAGCCGTTGATATGCTATAG
- the csdE gene encoding cysteine desulfurase sulfur acceptor subunit CsdE, with translation MMSFPSSPFGTEITSDDIVAKMQTFNGWEDRYRQVIQWGKKLPIMPGELKSEQVIVSGCESQVWLVSQNIDGVWHFCADSDARIVRGLIALVMAAYDGKTSEQVQAFDIDGYFEKIGLITHLSPSRGNGLKAIVAQIQELSA, from the coding sequence ATGATGTCATTCCCAAGCTCTCCATTTGGTACTGAAATTACCAGTGATGATATTGTCGCGAAAATGCAGACATTTAACGGTTGGGAAGATCGTTATCGCCAAGTGATTCAATGGGGTAAGAAACTGCCAATTATGCCTGGTGAACTGAAAAGTGAGCAGGTGATTGTCTCTGGCTGTGAAAGCCAAGTGTGGTTAGTTTCTCAAAATATCGACGGTGTTTGGCACTTTTGTGCTGATTCTGATGCGCGTATCGTGCGCGGTCTGATTGCATTAGTGATGGCTGCGTACGACGGTAAAACATCAGAGCAGGTTCAAGCATTTGATATCGATGGATACTTTGAAAAAATCGGTTTAATTACCCATCTAAGCCCATCTCGCGGTAATGGATTAAAAGCGATTGTTGCTCAAATCCAAGAGCTAAGTGCTTAA
- the tcdA gene encoding tRNA cyclic N6-threonylcarbamoyladenosine(37) synthase TcdA: MRELTTPASENYDQRFGGTRRLYGNSEVDILRAAHVCVIGIGGVGSWAVEALARTGLGELTLIDMDDVCVTNINRQIHAMSGTVGKSKIEVMAERVKLINPECKVNLIDDFIGPDNQAEYLSKEFDFVLDAIDSMKAKASLLAYCRSNKIKVITTGGAGGQVDPTQIKVADLTKTIQDPLAKKLKDTLRRHHNFPKNPARKFGIDCVFSTEQLKYPQADGSVCAAKATAEGPKRMDCATGFGAATVVTATFGFVAVSRIVEKLIQKHAK; the protein is encoded by the coding sequence ATGCGTGAATTGACCACTCCAGCTTCAGAAAACTATGACCAACGATTTGGTGGCACTCGTCGCCTGTATGGCAATAGTGAAGTAGATATACTTAGAGCAGCACACGTGTGTGTGATCGGTATTGGCGGTGTCGGTTCATGGGCGGTTGAAGCGCTTGCTCGTACTGGTTTAGGTGAGCTGACATTGATCGATATGGATGATGTGTGCGTGACGAACATCAACCGTCAGATCCATGCAATGTCGGGCACGGTTGGTAAGAGTAAAATCGAAGTGATGGCAGAGCGCGTTAAGCTGATTAACCCAGAGTGCAAAGTTAACCTGATTGATGACTTTATCGGGCCAGATAATCAGGCTGAATACCTATCGAAAGAGTTCGACTTTGTGCTCGATGCGATTGATAGCATGAAAGCTAAGGCTTCACTGTTGGCGTATTGTCGTAGCAACAAAATCAAAGTGATCACTACGGGTGGCGCGGGTGGGCAAGTTGACCCGACTCAAATCAAAGTGGCTGATCTGACTAAGACGATTCAAGATCCACTCGCAAAGAAACTAAAAGATACGCTGCGTCGTCATCATAATTTCCCTAAGAACCCTGCGCGTAAGTTTGGTATCGATTGTGTGTTCTCGACTGAGCAACTTAAATACCCTCAAGCCGACGGCAGTGTATGTGCTGCGAAAGCGACCGCAGAAGGTCCAAAACGTATGGATTGCGCGACGGGTTTTGGTGCGGCAACGGTTGTAACGGCTACATTTGGTTTTGTGGCTGTTTCGCGTATTGTCGAAAAGTTGATTCAAAAGCACGCTAAGTAG
- the mltA gene encoding murein transglycosylase A, giving the protein MTLVIKKWLPLVAASFLFGCAQPTDLAQQHLDGEFPRTLNKVDLVESNKPRDYTAFAEQAEMVVSKSPSMAKIYEPLYQQLNEWAVLSGEPSELANFGVQTAQLGGGDKQGNVLFTGYFSPVMELRHEANEEYRFPVYGLPECDKECPTREEIYNGALEGQGLELGYSANRIDPFMMEVQGSGFVHFGDDDTLQYFAYAGKNNKAYVSIGRVLIERGLVPREKMSLKAIKEWVLANDPEVVKELLEQNPSFVFFSARDDLSVMGSAGIPLLPMAAVAGDRSILPMGTPILAEVPLLNADGTWSGAHQLRLLLVLDTGGAVKQNHLDLYHGMGPRAGTEAGHYKHFGRVWKLGLDGSATEAPWALPPEKVE; this is encoded by the coding sequence ATGACTCTTGTGATTAAAAAATGGCTTCCCCTTGTTGCTGCCTCTTTCTTATTTGGCTGTGCTCAACCCACTGATCTTGCCCAACAACACCTTGATGGTGAATTTCCCCGAACCTTAAATAAGGTCGATTTGGTTGAATCTAATAAACCAAGAGACTACACCGCATTTGCAGAGCAAGCTGAGATGGTGGTTTCTAAATCCCCTTCGATGGCTAAAATCTATGAGCCGCTTTATCAGCAACTCAATGAATGGGCGGTGCTGAGTGGAGAGCCGAGTGAACTCGCTAATTTTGGCGTTCAAACAGCTCAATTAGGCGGTGGCGATAAGCAAGGCAATGTTTTGTTTACGGGGTACTTTTCTCCTGTAATGGAATTGCGACATGAAGCAAACGAAGAATATCGATTCCCTGTTTATGGGCTTCCAGAGTGTGATAAAGAGTGTCCTACACGCGAAGAGATCTACAACGGTGCATTAGAAGGCCAAGGTCTTGAGTTAGGTTACTCGGCAAACCGTATCGACCCATTTATGATGGAAGTACAGGGCAGCGGCTTTGTGCATTTCGGAGATGATGACACGCTGCAATATTTTGCATACGCGGGTAAGAACAACAAAGCTTACGTGAGTATCGGCCGTGTTTTGATCGAGCGAGGTTTAGTGCCACGCGAAAAAATGTCATTGAAAGCAATCAAAGAGTGGGTATTGGCAAACGATCCTGAAGTGGTAAAAGAGCTGCTTGAGCAAAACCCATCTTTTGTCTTCTTTAGCGCGAGAGATGATCTATCCGTAATGGGCAGTGCAGGCATTCCTCTATTACCGATGGCAGCAGTTGCGGGTGATCGTTCGATCTTACCTATGGGTACACCTATTTTGGCTGAGGTTCCATTGTTGAATGCCGATGGCACGTGGAGCGGCGCGCACCAACTAAGACTGTTACTGGTTTTGGATACGGGTGGTGCGGTTAAGCAAAACCATTTGGATCTCTATCATGGTATGGGCCCACGAGCAGGTACTGAAGCAGGCCATTACAAGCATTTTGGTCGGGTGTGGAAACTTGGCTTAGATGGCAGTGCAACTGAAGCGCCTTGGGCTTTACCACCTGAAAAGGTCGAGTAA
- a CDS encoding DUF2850 domain-containing protein gives MQKNPARKSKIDEIARGLYSGAEQRNKPKLRRKVIERSLMVLALVGSFAVASLFADVFYRVQDAITPNSQIYGTWVEQDVARYAADEFVLSENGVSVRGSVVSTHFDFDGKYFEYKAGNKTYHFRITNSDKTEMMLVSDNHYNPVFRLKGHIDNSVR, from the coding sequence ATGCAAAAAAATCCAGCAAGAAAGAGTAAGATTGATGAGATCGCTAGAGGTCTCTACAGTGGAGCAGAGCAGCGCAACAAACCTAAATTGAGACGGAAGGTCATTGAACGCAGTTTAATGGTTTTAGCTTTGGTGGGTTCGTTTGCCGTCGCTTCCTTGTTTGCCGATGTGTTTTATAGAGTGCAAGATGCGATAACGCCTAATAGTCAAATATATGGAACTTGGGTAGAGCAAGATGTCGCTCGTTATGCTGCGGACGAGTTTGTGCTGAGTGAAAATGGTGTGTCAGTGCGAGGCTCTGTTGTGTCGACTCATTTTGATTTCGATGGTAAGTACTTCGAATATAAGGCCGGCAATAAAACGTATCACTTCCGCATAACGAATTCTGATAAGACAGAAATGATGCTTGTATCGGATAATCACTATAATCCAGTCTTTCGTCTTAAAGGTCATATCGATAACTCAGTTCGATAG
- the argA gene encoding amino-acid N-acetyltransferase gives MKLRSTALVKGFRQSTPYVNAHRGKTMVIMLGGEAVADRNFGNIINDIALLHSLGVKIVLVHGARPQINQLLEKQDCHTPYHKNIRVTDEYSLGVAMQAAGQLQLAITARLSMSLNNTPMAGTQLNVMSGNFITAQPLGVDDGTDYCHSGRIRRIDIEGINRTLDQGSIVLLGPIASSVTGESFNLLSEEVATQVAIRLKADKLIGFCSEQGVTDENGNVLAELFPKDAKQILERLTESQDPAEDMSTGTLRFLKGAISACRAGVPRCHLISYKVDGALIQELFSFDGIGTQVVMASAEQVRQAQIDDIGGIFDLIRPLEEQGILVRRSREQLEQEVHRFTIIEKDGLIIGCAALYAYPEDHMAEMACVAIHPDYRDGNRGQLLLDYMRHQSKSRDIDQIFVLTTHSLHWFREQGFYEITVDELPMEKQGLYNYQRNSKILALNV, from the coding sequence GTGAAATTAAGAAGTACGGCGCTAGTCAAAGGCTTTAGGCAATCGACCCCTTATGTAAATGCTCACCGTGGGAAAACCATGGTCATTATGCTGGGAGGTGAAGCCGTTGCCGATAGAAACTTTGGTAATATTATTAATGATATAGCCCTACTTCATAGCCTTGGGGTTAAGATTGTTCTCGTTCATGGGGCTAGACCACAGATCAATCAACTGTTAGAAAAACAAGATTGTCATACGCCTTACCATAAAAATATTAGAGTCACAGATGAATATTCTTTAGGTGTCGCGATGCAGGCGGCTGGGCAACTACAACTTGCGATCACCGCTCGCCTTTCAATGAGTTTAAATAACACCCCGATGGCAGGAACTCAACTCAATGTGATGAGTGGTAACTTCATTACCGCTCAACCCTTAGGCGTCGATGATGGCACGGATTACTGCCACAGCGGACGCATTCGTCGAATAGACATCGAAGGGATCAATCGCACCCTTGACCAAGGTTCCATCGTCCTTCTTGGGCCTATTGCCAGTTCAGTCACCGGCGAAAGCTTCAACCTGCTTTCGGAAGAGGTTGCGACACAAGTTGCTATCCGTTTAAAAGCCGACAAACTGATTGGCTTTTGTTCGGAGCAAGGGGTAACCGACGAAAATGGTAATGTACTCGCCGAACTCTTCCCTAAAGACGCTAAGCAAATTCTTGAACGCTTAACGGAGTCTCAGGACCCCGCCGAAGACATGAGTACCGGAACACTGCGCTTCTTAAAAGGAGCGATCTCAGCTTGCCGAGCAGGCGTGCCTCGTTGTCACTTAATCAGCTACAAAGTCGATGGCGCATTGATCCAAGAACTGTTCTCTTTTGATGGTATTGGAACCCAAGTAGTGATGGCGAGTGCGGAACAAGTAAGACAAGCTCAAATTGACGATATTGGTGGCATCTTTGACCTCATTCGACCTCTAGAAGAACAAGGCATCTTAGTGCGTCGCTCAAGAGAACAATTGGAGCAAGAAGTCCATCGCTTTACCATTATCGAAAAAGACGGGCTAATTATAGGCTGTGCAGCACTATACGCTTACCCCGAAGATCACATGGCAGAAATGGCCTGTGTCGCTATTCACCCTGATTACCGGGATGGAAACCGTGGCCAGTTACTGCTTGATTACATGCGCCACCAATCCAAATCTCGTGATATCGACCAGATCTTTGTTCTTACCACACACAGCCTTCATTGGTTCCGTGAACAGGGTTTTTACGAAATAACGGTTGATGAATTACCAATGGAAAAGCAAGGTCTGTACAACTATCAAAGGAACTCCAAGATCTTAGCGTTAAATGTGTAA
- the recD gene encoding exodeoxyribonuclease V subunit alpha — translation MTTTTTNTSMETANSVKPVSLIPEQLMDVLKFLAAKGSIRQLDYQFARFIAQQATSHSQEIGFLAGVVSHELGKGHICTQLVQETDLAQLIGLYGETALQLNQKLLGIDWVTVLQSSNLVGTTNDCVKPLMFDGRRVYLQRYWNYEVVLAETLNRLSKPVEFNSEQKKSLTETLNQLFARSYHFLFNALAKAEANQQTSQVLRQQLVCDHLDIVDEHVLDWGAIDQAIVQAKQVTDLDALDSLVPLSVCLNWQKVAAAVALSRRFAVISGGPGTGKTTTVTKLLSAMVEQSLSQGKTPTIKLVAPTGKAAARLTESIGKAIEQLPLAPEVKANIPTESSTLHRLLGAIPNRAEFRHNRRNPLHLDILVVDEASMVDLSMMYKLVDALPEHARLILLGDKDQLASVEAGAVLGDICSFNSTGYSTAQGNLIAEMTGFDAIAKPGQVKAGALNPPAAIADSLCMLQKSYRFDARSGIGQLAKAINNGSASQVDQVFAKGFGDIENHPLSSDSYNLMLRTLVNEYGGYLNRMNVPLEELETQEARAKSVLDLFSQCRLLCSIREGDFGVKGLNHRIERALAARCLVNPHNDELWYHGRPVMVTRNDHGLGLYNGDIGICMLEADSSQPDSTHRLKVYFELPDGSVKAVLPSRVPDHETAYAMTIHKSQGSEFDLTLMILPPDFSPILTRELIYTGITRAKKRLMMFSDTNVLKRGIKVKTERVSGLGSRLTG, via the coding sequence ATGACAACAACGACCACTAATACCAGTATGGAAACAGCGAACTCTGTTAAGCCAGTTTCACTTATCCCTGAACAGCTCATGGATGTACTCAAGTTCCTTGCAGCCAAGGGCTCAATTCGCCAATTGGATTATCAGTTTGCTCGTTTTATTGCTCAGCAAGCGACGAGTCACTCTCAAGAGATCGGCTTTCTAGCTGGGGTGGTGAGCCATGAATTAGGCAAGGGGCATATCTGTACTCAGCTTGTTCAAGAGACAGATCTTGCTCAGCTAATTGGTTTGTATGGTGAGACGGCATTGCAACTGAATCAAAAATTGTTGGGGATTGACTGGGTGACTGTTTTGCAATCATCTAACCTCGTTGGCACAACCAATGACTGTGTTAAGCCGCTAATGTTTGATGGACGGCGTGTCTACTTACAGCGTTATTGGAACTATGAAGTTGTGTTGGCTGAAACGTTAAACCGTTTAAGTAAGCCAGTTGAGTTCAACTCTGAGCAAAAAAAATCGCTAACCGAAACATTGAATCAGTTATTCGCACGCAGTTATCACTTTCTGTTTAACGCTTTAGCCAAGGCTGAAGCAAACCAACAAACGTCTCAGGTATTACGCCAACAACTGGTGTGTGACCATCTAGATATTGTCGATGAACATGTTCTGGATTGGGGCGCGATAGACCAAGCGATTGTTCAAGCCAAACAAGTGACCGATTTAGATGCTCTAGACAGCTTGGTGCCTTTATCTGTTTGCTTGAACTGGCAAAAGGTCGCAGCAGCGGTGGCGTTAAGTCGTCGCTTCGCGGTGATCTCTGGTGGGCCGGGTACCGGTAAAACGACCACGGTAACCAAATTGCTGTCGGCTATGGTCGAGCAATCACTCAGTCAAGGTAAAACACCAACGATTAAATTAGTCGCACCGACAGGTAAAGCGGCGGCGCGTTTAACCGAGTCGATTGGTAAAGCGATTGAACAATTGCCTCTAGCGCCAGAAGTTAAGGCGAATATACCGACTGAATCCAGTACCTTACACCGCTTACTGGGTGCGATTCCTAATCGAGCTGAATTTAGACATAACCGACGCAATCCACTTCACCTTGATATTTTGGTGGTGGATGAAGCATCGATGGTCGATCTGTCGATGATGTATAAGCTGGTGGATGCGCTTCCTGAGCACGCAAGGCTCATTTTATTGGGTGATAAAGACCAACTTGCTTCAGTAGAGGCAGGAGCGGTGTTGGGTGATATCTGCTCGTTTAATTCAACAGGCTACAGCACAGCGCAAGGCAATTTGATTGCAGAAATGACCGGCTTTGACGCGATCGCTAAACCAGGGCAGGTCAAAGCTGGAGCGCTTAACCCTCCTGCTGCGATTGCGGATAGCTTGTGTATGCTGCAGAAGAGTTACCGTTTCGATGCGCGTTCAGGTATCGGACAGTTGGCAAAAGCGATCAATAACGGGTCTGCCAGTCAAGTTGACCAAGTGTTTGCTAAAGGGTTTGGAGACATTGAAAACCATCCTCTGTCGAGTGATAGCTATAATTTGATGCTGCGCACTTTAGTCAATGAGTATGGCGGGTATCTCAACCGAATGAATGTGCCGCTAGAAGAATTAGAAACCCAAGAAGCGCGAGCTAAATCGGTGCTCGATTTGTTCAGTCAATGTCGACTGTTATGTTCTATTCGTGAAGGGGATTTTGGTGTTAAAGGCCTCAACCACAGAATCGAAAGGGCACTTGCCGCAAGATGCTTGGTGAATCCGCACAACGATGAATTGTGGTATCACGGGCGACCAGTCATGGTAACGCGTAATGATCATGGTTTGGGTTTATACAATGGTGATATCGGTATCTGTATGCTAGAGGCGGATTCAAGCCAGCCTGACTCAACTCATCGCTTGAAGGTGTATTTTGAACTGCCAGATGGCAGTGTGAAAGCGGTGCTACCAAGCCGAGTTCCCGATCATGAAACCGCTTATGCGATGACGATACACAAATCTCAAGGCAGTGAATTTGATCTGACTTTGATGATCTTACCGCCAGACTTCAGCCCTATTTTAACGCGAGAGCTTATCTATACGGGTATCACGCGTGCTAAGAAACGACTGATGATGTTCAGTGATACAAACGTGTTGAAGCGTGGAATTAAGGTGAAAACAGAACGAGTGAGTGGTTTAGGCAGTCGTTTAACCGGCTAA